From a region of the Buchnera aphidicola (Floraphis choui) genome:
- a CDS encoding exodeoxyribonuclease V subunit gamma: MFTLYRSYSFSYLIEKACSIFINNPLSNPLTSEIFVTPNKEINHWIKIFITQKYSISSNIKFLKFNQLIWEILKYITPNSCPQLEFKKYNLIWKMMNIKDIKYLTSFISKSNSKIKLFEIISFISICFKEYLLYRPDWIKKWETSLELFNQEDILINKNKLLWITLIKYMHDKNQPIWNYSNLLFLLENKIRCKQFKINQLPSRIFIFGNDFLTPYNLIILKKISKFCSIHFFYVTPYQNEKKLLLNQVRFKKQTSNLIENNISYFLKATEHYKKFKQNVSNFKNDINYIFLWGQYGYEYTLLLNLLEKKEVNIFKKIKPTCLLHNIQHDIIKTNFDNNNKKHKKDKQILHNNDQSISIHACTTLKREIEVLHDNILNILNTNHDILFHDILVISHNIDSYTPFINSIFNSINLKHNIPFYIASNIYTNELTISKTIIKILNLPNNLLDNESIFNFLENPFILKKFDITEKEVIFLFKFIKKSELNFENNENKIKHQSLKDDKNNILTNVEQRIFLGKAINDINYTIWNQTVPYNTLSEEDYEIFSKFTKLTLLLRKWKKKLSISKSLVSWNTIFKKLLSDFFTNDEIEKTEIESVKSTWNKIIDPGIIEGYKKKVSIKLLQNELLKNFSKKINTYKLFSGKITFCNGFILRNIPFKVICILGMNEEFIIQKTFSKYFNLIHKYPRICDPHRNGQYEYLFLETLLSAKKILLISYNTQSKKNNRTNAPSIIVNQLFSYIKKNFYISKENCKNSNNENKLFSHLYHYHTHESYNIKNFISGSNYQSFNKIWLNCLKSKKTYKKNSQRALKKIEYKNINSSDLISFWKYPIRYFFNKRLHIKLNPIKTVNLCQENFKVTKLNRYIINQNIINFLLNQKNINQLFLYYQYKGIIPYGNLGKIFWKNQVCLVKPLYKKINLIKNKIKNKTFYMKINKYVLHGLLKNINTEGLLYWKSATINNKDMISLWIKHLIYCSIYKPQNSTMLGLKNNNLTFLKLEKKKQIIFYINILMDMKKV; encoded by the coding sequence ATGTTTACACTATACAGATCTTATAGCTTTTCTTATCTTATAGAAAAAGCATGTTCTATTTTTATAAACAATCCATTATCTAATCCATTAACTAGTGAAATATTTGTTACTCCTAATAAAGAAATAAACCACTGGATCAAAATTTTTATAACTCAAAAATATTCAATATCTTCAAATATTAAATTTTTAAAATTTAATCAACTCATATGGGAAATTTTAAAATATATAACGCCTAATTCTTGTCCTCAATTAGAATTTAAAAAATATAATTTAATATGGAAAATGATGAATATTAAAGACATTAAGTATTTAACTAGTTTTATTAGCAAAAGTAATTCAAAGATTAAACTATTTGAAATAATATCTTTTATATCAATATGTTTTAAAGAATATTTATTATATCGTCCAGATTGGATAAAAAAATGGGAAACATCCTTAGAACTATTCAATCAAGAAGACATATTAATTAATAAAAATAAATTGTTATGGATAACTCTTATAAAATATATGCATGATAAAAATCAACCAATATGGAATTACTCTAACTTACTATTTCTCTTAGAAAATAAAATACGATGTAAACAATTTAAAATAAATCAACTACCGTCCAGAATTTTTATTTTTGGAAATGATTTCTTAACACCATACAATTTAATAATTTTAAAAAAAATAAGTAAATTTTGTTCAATACATTTTTTCTATGTAACACCATACCAAAACGAAAAAAAACTATTATTAAATCAAGTAAGATTTAAAAAACAAACTTCAAATTTAATTGAGAATAATATATCATATTTTTTAAAAGCAACTGAACACTATAAAAAATTTAAACAAAATGTTTCAAATTTTAAAAATGATATTAATTACATTTTTCTATGGGGTCAATATGGATATGAATATACTTTATTATTAAACTTACTAGAAAAAAAAGAAGTAAATATATTTAAAAAAATAAAACCAACTTGTTTATTACATAATATACAACATGACATAATAAAAACTAATTTTGATAATAATAATAAAAAACATAAAAAAGATAAACAAATTTTACATAATAATGATCAATCTATTTCTATACATGCATGCACTACATTAAAAAGAGAAATAGAAGTTTTACACGATAATATATTAAATATACTTAATACTAATCACGATATTTTATTTCATGATATCTTAGTAATTAGTCATAATATTGATTCATATACCCCATTCATTAATTCTATATTTAATTCAATTAATCTAAAACACAATATTCCTTTTTACATTGCGTCTAATATATATACAAATGAACTAACAATTTCAAAAACTATTATTAAAATATTAAATTTACCAAATAATTTACTCGATAATGAAAGTATTTTTAATTTTTTAGAAAATCCTTTTATATTAAAAAAGTTTGATATAACAGAAAAAGAAGTAATTTTTTTATTTAAATTCATAAAAAAATCTGAACTAAATTTTGAAAATAATGAAAACAAAATAAAACACCAATCATTAAAAGACGATAAAAACAATATTTTAACTAATGTAGAACAAAGAATATTTCTTGGAAAAGCAATTAACGATATCAATTATACAATATGGAATCAAACTGTACCGTATAATACTCTAAGTGAAGAAGACTACGAAATATTTAGTAAATTTACAAAACTAACATTATTATTACGTAAATGGAAAAAAAAATTATCTATCTCAAAATCTTTAGTATCTTGGAATACTATATTTAAAAAATTATTAAGTGATTTTTTTACAAATGACGAAATAGAAAAAACAGAAATAGAATCTGTTAAAAGTACTTGGAATAAAATAATTGACCCTGGAATTATAGAAGGTTACAAAAAAAAAGTTTCTATAAAATTATTACAAAATGAATTACTAAAAAATTTTTCTAAAAAAATAAATACATATAAACTTTTTTCTGGAAAAATTACTTTTTGTAATGGATTTATATTAAGAAATATACCATTTAAAGTCATTTGTATCCTTGGAATGAACGAAGAATTTATAATTCAAAAAACATTTTCTAAATATTTTAATTTAATACATAAATATCCTAGAATATGTGATCCGCACAGAAATGGGCAATATGAATATTTATTTTTAGAAACATTGCTATCTGCAAAAAAAATATTATTAATTAGTTATAACACACAATCTAAAAAAAATAACAGAACTAACGCCCCATCTATAATTGTTAATCAATTATTTTCATATATTAAAAAAAACTTTTATATTTCTAAGGAAAACTGTAAAAACAGTAATAATGAAAATAAACTATTTTCTCACTTATATCATTATCATACACATGAATCTTATAATATTAAAAATTTTATTTCAGGATCTAATTATCAAAGTTTTAACAAAATTTGGTTAAATTGTCTTAAATCGAAAAAAACATATAAAAAAAATTCGCAAAGAGCTCTCAAAAAAATTGAATATAAAAATATTAATTCTTCTGATTTAATTTCTTTCTGGAAATATCCTATTCGATATTTTTTTAATAAACGACTTCATATTAAACTAAACCCCATTAAAACTGTTAACCTATGTCAAGAAAATTTTAAAGTTACAAAACTTAATCGTTATATAATTAACCAAAATATAATAAACTTTTTATTAAATCAAAAAAACATTAATCAATTATTTTTGTATTACCAATATAAAGGAATTATACCTTATGGAAATTTAGGAAAAATATTTTGGAAAAATCAAGTTTGTTTAGTTAAACCTTTATACAAAAAAATTAATTTAATAAAAAATAAAATAAAAAACAAAACATTTTACATGAAGATTAACAAATATGTATTACATGGGTTATTAAAAAACATAAATACAGAGGGATTATTATATTGGAAATCTGCTACTATAAATAATAAAGATATGATTTCCTTATGGATAAAACATTTAATATATTGTTCTATATATAAACCCCAAAATAGTACAATGTTAGGATTGAAAAATAATAATTTAACTTTTTTAAAATTAGAAAAAAAAAAGCAAATTATCTTTTATATAAATATATTAATGGATATGAAAAAGGTATGA
- a CDS encoding UvrD-helicase domain-containing protein codes for MKKTKLISTLDITNLPLSGKILIEASAGTGKTFSLIILYLRLILGIGKINEAYKTLSIEEILVVTFTEHSKEDLKNKIKKYIYDFRIACIKKKVITLYYITY; via the coding sequence ATGAAAAAAACAAAATTAATATCTACTCTAGACATAACAAACTTACCTCTATCAGGAAAAATATTAATTGAAGCCTCAGCAGGAACTGGAAAAACATTTTCTTTAATTATTTTATATCTCAGACTAATATTAGGAATTGGCAAAATAAATGAAGCGTATAAAACATTATCTATTGAAGAAATATTAGTAGTAACATTTACAGAACATTCAAAAGAAGATTTAAAAAATAAAATAAAAAAATATATTTATGATTTTAGAATAGCATGTATAAAAAAAAAAGTAATAACTTTGTATTACATAACTTATTAA